From Candidatus Pedobacter colombiensis, one genomic window encodes:
- a CDS encoding glycosyltransferase family 4 protein, translating into MKVLVLYDYPPSPGGLATQGDLLYKGLLANGVDAYAAHVESMLEKEWYYNWFKPDIVVGTGYWGHTPQLVLHPHKHGVKGIPWLVADGYIANYQDVLNELPLILVTSNWVKEMYVRDGIKGDNIEVLPVGCDTENFKPYPKNHPKILAVREALGISPDQQMILTIGGDAASKGGREVMEALAATDIPLKDWKYVCKVWPQPRTILQNRLDLELAEQLGISNNVSFPTSIISRNFVPFLLGACDIYAAPSRLEGFGMLQVEAGACAKPVIGINAMGMLDTLVHGETAFMAGVNQKIVVNEVTLGPESGFEENRRIVFDVPRTVDYRADVNDIKEGLIKLMGNPDLRRQMGEAGRERALNHFDYRLVAKRFIQIINKRLGIY; encoded by the coding sequence ATGAAGGTACTTGTATTATATGATTATCCGCCTAGCCCTGGCGGACTGGCAACACAGGGTGACTTGCTTTACAAAGGTTTACTCGCGAATGGTGTAGATGCCTATGCTGCTCATGTTGAATCCATGTTAGAGAAGGAATGGTACTACAACTGGTTCAAACCTGATATAGTTGTAGGAACAGGTTATTGGGGGCATACCCCACAACTTGTTCTACATCCACATAAACATGGTGTTAAAGGCATCCCATGGCTCGTAGCTGATGGCTACATTGCCAATTATCAGGATGTTTTAAATGAACTACCACTGATTTTGGTTACCTCTAACTGGGTAAAAGAAATGTATGTGCGCGATGGTATCAAAGGAGACAATATTGAAGTGCTCCCTGTGGGTTGTGATACAGAAAACTTTAAGCCCTATCCTAAAAATCATCCCAAAATATTAGCCGTACGAGAAGCTTTAGGCATAAGTCCAGACCAACAAATGATCCTTACCATTGGTGGTGATGCAGCTTCTAAAGGTGGAAGGGAGGTCATGGAAGCTCTTGCTGCAACCGATATCCCATTAAAGGACTGGAAATATGTTTGTAAGGTATGGCCGCAACCGAGAACTATTTTGCAAAACCGCTTAGATTTAGAGCTTGCCGAACAACTTGGTATCAGCAACAATGTTTCTTTCCCTACCAGCATTATATCCAGAAATTTTGTGCCTTTTCTTTTAGGAGCTTGTGATATATACGCTGCTCCCTCCCGTCTCGAAGGCTTTGGAATGCTTCAGGTAGAAGCAGGTGCATGTGCTAAACCGGTAATTGGAATCAATGCAATGGGAATGTTGGATACTTTAGTCCATGGAGAAACAGCTTTTATGGCAGGCGTAAATCAAAAAATTGTTGTTAACGAAGTGACTCTAGGACCAGAATCAGGTTTTGAAGAAAATAGGCGAATAGTTTTTGATGTACCTAGAACAGTAGATTACCGTGCTGATGTCAATGACATTAAGGAAGGTCTGATAAAATTAATGGGTAATCCAGACTTGCGTAGGCAAATGGGTGAAGCAGGCCGGGAAAGGGCTTTGAATCATTTTGATTATCGATTAGTTGCTAAGCGGTTTATACAAATCATAAATAAAAGACTAGGCATATATTAA
- a CDS encoding PIG-L family deacetylase: MKLDVTSENKTKKVAVIVAHPDDEVLWAGGTLLAHPDWQCFIACLSRKSDPDRAPKFQKSLAAFHSKGAMGDLDDGPAQIPQDKQEITRVLLELLPNINYDLIITHNPSGEYTRHLRHEEVGITVLKLWHEGKLSSKETWTFAYEDGNRMYFPQALKTTGLYFDLPEDLWNIKYQLITEVYGFEQDSWEAKATPKAEAFWKLTSKKEVLKWIEKHQIS; this comes from the coding sequence ATGAAGCTTGATGTAACGAGTGAGAACAAAACAAAAAAGGTAGCTGTTATTGTAGCACATCCTGATGATGAAGTTTTATGGGCAGGGGGAACCCTACTAGCCCACCCCGATTGGCAGTGTTTTATCGCTTGTTTATCCAGAAAATCCGATCCAGACAGGGCACCAAAGTTCCAAAAATCATTGGCTGCTTTCCACTCAAAGGGGGCTATGGGTGATTTGGACGATGGCCCGGCACAAATTCCACAAGATAAACAGGAAATCACCAGAGTTCTATTGGAGCTACTCCCAAATATAAACTACGATCTGATCATAACTCATAATCCTTCTGGCGAATACACCAGACATTTGCGACATGAAGAAGTTGGAATAACTGTCTTAAAACTGTGGCACGAAGGCAAATTATCAAGCAAGGAAACCTGGACCTTTGCTTATGAAGATGGCAATAGAATGTATTTTCCACAGGCACTAAAAACAACAGGGCTTTATTTTGATCTGCCTGAGGATCTGTGGAACATTAAATATCAATTAATTACAGAGGTGTATGGTTTTGAGCAGGATAGTTGGGAAGCAAAAGCGACTCCAAAAGCAGAGGCATTCTGGAAGTTGACCAGTAAGAAAGAAGTTTTAAAATGGATTGAAAAGCACCAAATATCATGA
- a CDS encoding DUF1573 domain-containing protein: MKKIILLFTLILGISVATHAQSKPAEFKFDKESHDFGKIPVNKPATVEFKYTNIGDEPLIITKVETTCGCTVPEYTQTPVKKGESGVIKVTYNPTGAALPFSKSITITSNAKTTTKVLYIKGETVAAASK; this comes from the coding sequence ATGAAAAAAATAATTCTGCTATTTACGTTAATCCTAGGTATAAGTGTTGCCACTCATGCTCAATCAAAACCTGCTGAATTCAAGTTTGACAAAGAGAGTCATGATTTCGGAAAAATCCCAGTGAACAAGCCTGCTACAGTTGAGTTTAAGTACACAAACATTGGAGATGAGCCTTTGATTATTACTAAAGTTGAAACTACATGTGGATGTACAGTTCCTGAGTATACACAAACACCAGTAAAAAAAGGTGAATCAGGTGTAATTAAAGTAACTTATAACCCAACAGGTGCTGCACTTCCATTTAGCAAAAGCATTACTATCACTTCTAATGCTAAAACTACCACCAAGGTACTATACATTAAAGGAGAGACGGTAGCAGCGGCCAGCAAATAA
- a CDS encoding glycoside hydrolase 100 family protein, whose amino-acid sequence MSTKNWQEVENARSAALEVLLHNSKGPYHGLPRTAGWGYPEPYTRDLMLSIFGIAVSDNAKLTASIRKTLETLSKNQSLRGHIPSLVHDPENRGASDTTPLFLLAVGIFRKFTGEKDFLEIAVQKALTWMEYQSPTDDYLIAQQPTSDWRDEQWVLGFGLFVNATAFSYLSMLGYHERAHKLKIAMEHFTITESSNPHHRHEGMVVKRKPYYALWSYKVYSSERFDLLGNSIAMLSGLTSRTRAEHMASWIEEQCKLMSDIGDLAVPLSPNFFPFILPGDADWIPRYEMYNKPGDYHNGGIWPFISALHIAALVAAGKHHLAKEKLFALTDLIKKSSNKELEYGFNEWYKAQTGEPMGQDWQTWSASLYLYAAKCVEENTTPFFIY is encoded by the coding sequence ATGAGTACTAAAAACTGGCAGGAAGTAGAAAATGCGAGAAGTGCAGCTTTAGAAGTGCTTCTTCACAATTCAAAAGGACCATACCATGGTCTTCCGCGGACAGCAGGTTGGGGATACCCCGAGCCCTATACAAGAGATTTAATGCTCTCGATATTTGGAATAGCTGTTTCAGACAATGCTAAATTAACCGCTTCCATTAGAAAAACACTAGAAACGTTATCAAAAAATCAGTCTTTAAGAGGTCACATTCCTTCACTTGTACACGATCCGGAAAATCGTGGTGCAAGTGATACAACTCCATTATTTTTACTAGCGGTAGGTATTTTCAGAAAATTTACCGGAGAAAAAGATTTTCTAGAAATTGCTGTTCAGAAAGCATTAACCTGGATGGAATACCAGAGCCCGACTGATGATTATTTAATTGCACAACAGCCAACCAGCGACTGGCGCGATGAACAATGGGTTCTAGGCTTCGGCCTGTTTGTAAATGCAACAGCATTCAGTTACTTGAGTATGTTGGGCTATCATGAACGCGCACATAAACTAAAGATCGCTATGGAACACTTTACCATTACTGAAAGTTCAAACCCCCATCATCGCCACGAAGGAATGGTTGTAAAACGTAAACCCTACTACGCATTATGGTCGTACAAAGTATACAGCAGTGAAAGATTTGATCTTTTGGGAAATAGCATCGCGATGTTATCTGGTCTAACTTCACGCACCAGAGCTGAACACATGGCATCCTGGATAGAAGAACAGTGCAAACTAATGAGCGACATTGGCGATTTAGCAGTTCCCTTGTCCCCCAATTTCTTCCCTTTTATTTTGCCAGGAGATGCCGACTGGATTCCGCGTTATGAAATGTACAATAAGCCCGGTGACTATCATAATGGTGGTATATGGCCTTTCATTTCCGCTCTCCATATTGCTGCTTTGGTCGCGGCTGGCAAACACCATCTCGCAAAAGAGAAACTTTTTGCGCTTACCGATTTGATAAAAAAATCCAGCAACAAAGAGCTGGAATATGGTTTTAACGAATGGTATAAAGCACAAACCGGGGAGCCAATGGGGCAAGATTGGCAAACCTGGTCTGCATCACTTTACTTATACGCAGCTAAATGTGTAGAAGAAAATACTACTCCATTTTTTATCTACTGA
- a CDS encoding pyridoxal phosphate-dependent aminotransferase, with the protein MPNISEKGLQMPASPIRKLTPFADQAKKDGKKVYHLNIGQPDIATPEGMLNAIKNIDFNVWAYTPSEGTLSYRTKLTEYYNKLGYNITPEDILVTVGGSEAITIAMQTCVNEGDEIIIPEPFYANYNGFACMSNVVVKPILSHIENGFALPAIAEFEKLITDRTKAIIICNPNNPTGYLYSKEEMEALKALCLKYDLFLLSDEAYREFCYDGREFISPMHMDGLDENVIVLDTVSKRYSACGARLGCLITKNKEVIKSGLKFAQARLSPGMVEQIAGTAAVDTPDSYFEAVNKEYTLRRDTLVKRLNAMEGVFCPNPGGAFYVVAKLPIDDADQFCQWMLESFSNNGETVMMAPATGFYSTEGSGKNEVRMAYVLNTDDLNKAMDCLDIALKQYPGRTMA; encoded by the coding sequence ATGCCAAATATTTCTGAAAAAGGGCTACAGATGCCTGCTTCGCCTATAAGAAAACTGACTCCATTTGCTGATCAGGCAAAAAAGGACGGTAAAAAAGTATACCATTTAAATATTGGTCAGCCAGACATTGCTACTCCTGAGGGAATGCTAAATGCCATTAAGAATATAGATTTTAATGTTTGGGCCTATACCCCATCAGAAGGAACATTAAGCTATAGAACAAAACTTACTGAATACTATAATAAATTAGGGTATAACATCACACCCGAAGATATACTGGTTACAGTTGGTGGTTCTGAGGCTATTACTATTGCCATGCAAACCTGCGTTAATGAGGGTGACGAGATTATCATTCCTGAACCTTTCTATGCAAACTATAACGGTTTTGCCTGCATGAGTAATGTGGTTGTAAAACCTATATTATCTCATATTGAAAATGGTTTTGCCCTACCGGCAATTGCAGAATTTGAGAAATTGATTACCGATCGTACTAAAGCAATTATCATTTGTAATCCGAATAACCCTACCGGTTATTTATATTCAAAAGAAGAAATGGAGGCTTTAAAAGCTTTATGTTTAAAATATGATCTGTTCTTATTATCCGATGAGGCTTACCGTGAGTTTTGTTATGATGGCAGGGAATTTATCTCGCCAATGCACATGGATGGTCTGGATGAAAATGTGATTGTGCTGGATACTGTATCTAAACGTTACAGTGCCTGCGGTGCAAGATTGGGTTGCTTAATTACCAAAAATAAAGAAGTAATCAAATCTGGGTTAAAATTTGCGCAGGCAAGGTTAAGTCCTGGGATGGTTGAACAAATAGCAGGAACAGCTGCTGTTGATACACCAGACAGCTATTTCGAAGCAGTAAACAAAGAATATACTTTACGCAGGGATACGCTTGTAAAAAGATTAAATGCTATGGAAGGTGTATTTTGTCCTAACCCAGGTGGTGCATTTTATGTAGTAGCAAAATTGCCTATTGATGATGCAGATCAGTTTTGTCAATGGATGCTGGAAAGTTTCAGCAACAATGGTGAAACTGTTATGATGGCTCCTGCCACCGGCTTTTATTCGACTGAAGGTTCCGGGAAAAATGAGGTAAGGATGGCTTATGTGCTAAATACTGATGATCTTAATAAAGCTATGGATTGCCTTGATATTGCTTTAAAACAGTACCCTGGTAGAACTATGGCATAA